AAACCAATATGCTACCATGGGCACTGTTAGCCCTTAGTTGGATTGGTTTTATTATTTATGTCACTCAAGTTTAGTCAGGTATGCAAAATAGTTATGTCGCTTGCTTTAGTCGCAGGTTGTACAACCCCAGCCACTCCACTCAATCATGATGCCAACATGGTCCAGATTAGAATGGACAGCAGTTTCGATCCCTCGAACTGTCAATGGCAGGGCGATCTTACTGGCAGTGAGGGACACTGGTACACTTACCTATTCTACCCTAACGATATCATGGTTCAGGGAGCCGTTAATCAAATAAAAAATCGCGCCAGTCAGCTTGGCGCGAATACCGTTTTTATGACCTCACCACAAGACTTCACCACATCATTTACCATCCTGGGCAGTGCCTATAACTGCCCTGCAGGTCGTTAGGCACAAAATCCCAAAGAAGCAGCGATGTCAGCTTCTCTGTCCAATACCCACTGGCTATCGAAAGGCCCCCAATCAGACAACTGATAATATCCATCATTGTGTCTGCGACCATCCTGAATGAACATCAGTTCGATGCCAATACCAGGCAGAGCTTTTATTACGTCTTGAATCGTCCGACGCGGCCAACCTGTTTCCTCAATCAGTTTCGGCACATTCGGCCTGTCGAGATTCTGAACCAGTAATGCTAGATATAAGCGCCTTGCAAAAACAGGACTCAATTCCATTGATACCTCCTATAAATTTCTAGAGTCATTATTTCTGTTTTGCTTTGCGGTGTGTTGCGTTTGATCAATAACTCATCGATCCTCAGCGTTTGAAACACATTTTTTTTGTAAGATAAAATATATTAGAGACACTTTTGTCTCTGATAACAGTTCCTGCTAGGATGCCAAAAAGCTTCTAATAA
This window of the Vibrio neptunius genome carries:
- a CDS encoding DUF4156 domain-containing protein gives rise to the protein MSLKFSQVCKIVMSLALVAGCTTPATPLNHDANMVQIRMDSSFDPSNCQWQGDLTGSEGHWYTYLFYPNDIMVQGAVNQIKNRASQLGANTVFMTSPQDFTTSFTILGSAYNCPAGR
- a CDS encoding helix-turn-helix domain-containing protein → MELSPVFARRLYLALLVQNLDRPNVPKLIEETGWPRRTIQDVIKALPGIGIELMFIQDGRRHNDGYYQLSDWGPFDSQWVLDREADIAASLGFCA